The Pyrococcus horikoshii OT3 genome includes a window with the following:
- a CDS encoding 2-oxoacid:ferredoxin oxidoreductase subunit beta has translation MKLVSAYEIRDKYLRKDMLPTIFCPGCGIGSVLQFTLRAIDELGLDPDKIVWVSGIGCSSRVPGFVNFDGLHTTHGRALAFATGIKLANPELKIIAFMGDGDAAAIGGNHLIHAIRRNLDVTVILINNFTYGMTGGQVAPTTPKGLRGTTAPYGQFENPFDIAQLAVAAGANYVARWTVFNYIQGINSIKKALTKEGFSLVEFLSPCPISFGRRNKMKTAPEIIRWYQKITVPINKAKKMKPEELEGKIIIGEFVDRNRPGLVREYREYIKRAKKMMGWED, from the coding sequence ATGAAGCTAGTCTCAGCTTATGAAATTAGGGATAAGTACCTCAGAAAGGACATGCTTCCAACGATCTTCTGCCCTGGTTGTGGTATAGGTTCAGTTCTCCAGTTCACCCTTAGGGCTATAGATGAGTTGGGCTTAGATCCTGATAAGATAGTTTGGGTGAGTGGAATAGGTTGCTCATCTAGGGTGCCCGGCTTTGTAAACTTCGACGGCCTTCACACCACTCATGGAAGGGCTTTAGCCTTCGCTACCGGGATAAAGCTAGCAAACCCCGAGCTCAAGATAATAGCTTTTATGGGAGATGGAGATGCCGCTGCTATAGGGGGGAATCATCTAATCCATGCAATAAGAAGGAACCTCGATGTTACTGTAATACTCATTAATAACTTTACCTATGGAATGACAGGTGGTCAGGTTGCTCCAACTACACCTAAAGGATTAAGAGGCACTACAGCTCCCTATGGGCAATTTGAGAATCCCTTTGACATAGCCCAATTGGCCGTAGCTGCTGGGGCCAACTACGTGGCTAGATGGACTGTTTTCAATTATATCCAGGGAATTAACAGTATAAAGAAGGCCCTAACTAAAGAAGGATTTTCCCTTGTTGAGTTTCTCTCACCCTGTCCAATAAGCTTCGGAAGGAGGAATAAAATGAAGACAGCACCGGAGATAATTAGATGGTATCAAAAGATAACTGTTCCTATAAACAAAGCTAAGAAGATGAAGCCCGAGGAACTTGAGGGGAAAATAATCATTGGTGAATTCGTTGATAGGAATAGGCCTGGATTGGTTAGGGAGTACAGAGAGTACATAAAGAGGGCGAAGAAGATGATGGGGTGGGAAGATTGA
- a CDS encoding 2-oxoacid:ferredoxin oxidoreductase subunit gamma, with protein sequence MRREILIGGFGGQGVILASVILGRAAAVYEGFYAVQTQAYGPESRGGASRAEVVISDEPIDYPKVIEPDYAILLSQQAYDKYLPLVKNGGLVIIEEDLVPNRNEELEKGRKVYAYPLTEIAEETTGLSLTMNILTLGLFVGLTKIVKKESIEKAVLDAVPKGTEQINLKALYKGFELAEKYL encoded by the coding sequence TTGAGAAGGGAAATTTTGATAGGCGGCTTTGGAGGTCAGGGAGTAATATTAGCTAGTGTAATTCTGGGAAGGGCCGCTGCGGTATATGAAGGTTTTTATGCAGTTCAAACTCAGGCCTATGGGCCAGAATCTAGAGGTGGAGCAAGTAGAGCTGAGGTCGTAATAAGCGACGAACCTATTGATTACCCGAAAGTCATAGAACCCGACTATGCGATCTTACTTAGCCAGCAGGCCTACGATAAGTATCTTCCCCTTGTAAAAAATGGAGGATTGGTTATAATTGAGGAGGATCTAGTTCCAAATAGGAATGAAGAGCTTGAGAAAGGTAGAAAAGTTTATGCCTATCCATTAACGGAGATAGCTGAAGAAACCACTGGATTAAGCCTCACGATGAACATACTCACCCTGGGACTCTTCGTTGGATTAACGAAAATAGTGAAAAAAGAGAGCATTGAAAAGGCCGTTTTGGATGCTGTTCCGAAAGGAACTGAGCAAATAAACCTAAAAGCCCTCTATAAAGGCTTTGAGTTAGCTGAAAAATATCTCTAG
- a CDS encoding DUF167 domain-containing protein, which yields MLKETKDGTIIQVIVRPNSKENKIEGVDNWKNRIRISIKAPPVKGEANKELIKFLSKILGAKVEIIRGETSREKDLLVKGIKLEEVKKRLKL from the coding sequence GTGCTTAAGGAAACCAAAGATGGAACAATAATTCAAGTAATAGTCAGACCAAACTCCAAGGAGAACAAGATTGAAGGAGTTGACAATTGGAAAAATAGAATAAGGATAAGCATAAAAGCTCCTCCAGTTAAAGGGGAGGCAAATAAGGAACTTATAAAGTTCCTCTCAAAGATTCTTGGGGCAAAAGTCGAGATAATTAGGGGAGAAACCTCTAGAGAAAAGGATCTCCTGGTAAAAGGGATAAAATTAGAGGAAGTTAAAAAGAGACTAAAGCTTTAG
- a CDS encoding OBG GTPase family GTP-binding protein, which produces MPTNVTAEYLAAEEEYRNAKTIPEKIRALEKMYALVPKHKGTEKLRLQIKRRLAELRRELEKQRQQRKGGGYSLAVKKEGAAQIVLVGLPNVGKSELLRALTGVDVESADYPFTTTEPVPAMMNYKDVQIQLVEVPGLLEGAALGKGMGPQLLAVIRNADAIAIVIDLSEDPIKQMEILLREFERAGIKVNKRRPRVEIRKTPSGGIVINGAENIKGDLSEVMRMLREEKIHSAEITVKEPVTLEEFADALDDSLVWKKAIIIANKGDSPGSKENYHKLINKYGEKFKIVPVSAKKRINLEAVKEAIYDVAEIIRVFTKSPGEEPAYPPIALKRGATVMDVAERIHKDLVKNFRYARVWGKSVKFPGQRVGPDHVLEDGDIVEIHAK; this is translated from the coding sequence ATGCCAACCAATGTAACAGCAGAATACCTAGCAGCGGAAGAGGAGTATAGAAATGCAAAGACAATTCCAGAGAAGATAAGAGCACTTGAGAAGATGTACGCCTTAGTTCCGAAACATAAAGGAACCGAAAAATTACGATTACAAATAAAGAGGAGACTTGCAGAGCTTAGGAGGGAATTAGAAAAGCAGAGACAACAGAGAAAGGGAGGAGGTTATTCTTTAGCGGTTAAAAAAGAAGGTGCAGCTCAAATAGTCCTGGTAGGATTGCCTAACGTTGGAAAGTCTGAACTTTTGAGAGCGTTAACTGGAGTGGACGTTGAAAGTGCAGATTATCCTTTTACGACCACGGAACCCGTTCCAGCGATGATGAACTACAAAGATGTTCAGATACAACTTGTTGAAGTTCCTGGGCTCTTAGAAGGGGCAGCTCTTGGAAAAGGTATGGGCCCTCAACTTCTAGCCGTTATAAGGAATGCTGATGCAATAGCTATAGTTATAGACCTAAGTGAGGACCCGATAAAGCAGATGGAAATCCTGCTTAGAGAATTTGAGAGGGCTGGAATTAAAGTGAATAAACGAAGACCTAGGGTAGAGATCAGAAAAACACCAAGTGGTGGGATAGTTATAAACGGGGCGGAGAACATAAAGGGTGATCTAAGTGAGGTAATGAGAATGCTTAGAGAAGAGAAGATACACTCAGCAGAGATTACGGTAAAAGAACCCGTAACACTTGAGGAGTTTGCAGATGCTTTAGACGATAGCCTAGTCTGGAAAAAAGCTATAATAATAGCAAATAAAGGGGACAGCCCAGGAAGTAAAGAGAATTACCACAAATTGATAAATAAATATGGGGAGAAATTTAAGATCGTTCCAGTTTCAGCAAAGAAGAGAATAAACCTAGAAGCAGTGAAAGAGGCTATTTACGACGTTGCCGAAATAATAAGGGTATTTACCAAGAGTCCAGGAGAAGAGCCTGCATATCCACCAATAGCCCTAAAGAGGGGAGCAACGGTAATGGATGTTGCAGAAAGGATTCATAAGGATCTTGTAAAGAACTTTAGATATGCTAGAGTTTGGGGAAAAAGCGTAAAATTCCCAGGACAGAGAGTTGGCCCAGACCATGTTTTGGAAGATGGGGATATAGTTGAGATACATGCAAAGTAG
- a CDS encoding metal-dependent hydrolase: MVKVKFLGHAAFYIEGSKKILIDPFLTGNPQAAARPEDFKDVDLILVTHAHGDHLGDAGEIARISGAKIVAMYDLANYISEKYKDVETIGMNYGPTEIDGVFIVQVPAWHSSSDGKYSIGNPSGYIVKLDDVTIYHAGDTYVFKDMELFAELYGPIDVALLPIGGHFTMGVREAAKAVELLKPRKVVPMHYNTWPPISADPEEFKRLVGDKAEVVILKPGEELKL, encoded by the coding sequence ATGGTGAAGGTAAAGTTTTTAGGACATGCGGCCTTTTATATTGAGGGAAGCAAGAAGATCTTAATCGATCCATTTTTGACTGGAAATCCACAAGCCGCTGCAAGGCCGGAGGACTTCAAGGATGTTGACCTAATTCTCGTAACCCATGCGCATGGAGACCACTTGGGTGATGCTGGTGAAATAGCAAGGATAAGTGGGGCAAAGATAGTAGCTATGTACGATCTTGCAAACTACATTTCCGAGAAGTACAAGGATGTTGAAACCATTGGGATGAATTACGGCCCAACTGAGATCGATGGAGTATTTATAGTTCAAGTTCCTGCATGGCACTCAAGTAGCGATGGAAAGTACAGCATAGGAAATCCCTCTGGATACATAGTAAAGCTCGACGATGTTACCATCTATCATGCTGGGGATACTTATGTTTTCAAAGATATGGAGCTGTTCGCTGAACTTTACGGCCCCATAGACGTTGCCCTCCTTCCAATAGGAGGGCACTTCACCATGGGTGTTAGGGAAGCTGCAAAGGCCGTGGAGCTACTCAAGCCGAGGAAGGTTGTTCCAATGCATTACAACACATGGCCACCAATATCCGCGGATCCTGAAGAGTTCAAGAGGTTAGTTGGGGACAAAGCGGAGGTTGTAATACTAAAGCCAGGTGAAGAGCTAAAGCTTTAG
- a CDS encoding ABC transporter substrate-binding protein, translating into MKRLIVPLFLAIIVLVSGCIGSSTTPTTTTTPQTQSTHTITKTKEMTRTITETVTITMTPTHYPLTIVDSLGRRVTIEKEPQRIVSLAPSITETLYFIGALDKVVGVTKFDDFPPGVKKGRTIIGDFSNPNIEVIASLKPDLIIGTSLHIKYLDKLQEIAPVVIVDPKNIDEIYDWIIKLGKIVNREEEAKGVVNYMKAIVEDIKAKTENATKVKVFYLVSYYEGYWTAGNGTFIDSLISLAGGENIFHDIQGWKVVSVEEIVARDPEVIILSQHPGVTPKDLCNTPLAKTTAFKNGRIYMISDDNIISRPGPRIVLGLEELAYFIHPEVFNYAYQSKAIACASS; encoded by the coding sequence ATGAAGAGGTTAATTGTACCCCTATTCCTAGCTATAATAGTGCTAGTTAGTGGGTGCATAGGATCTTCTACTACCCCCACCACTACCACCACTCCCCAAACACAATCTACCCATACCATAACTAAGACTAAGGAGATGACCCGTACAATTACGGAAACTGTAACAATTACAATGACTCCAACGCATTATCCCCTTACAATAGTCGATTCCTTAGGGAGGAGAGTCACAATAGAAAAAGAACCTCAAAGGATAGTCTCTCTCGCCCCGAGCATAACTGAGACGCTTTACTTTATAGGGGCCCTTGACAAGGTTGTTGGAGTTACTAAGTTTGATGATTTCCCTCCTGGGGTTAAAAAGGGTAGAACTATTATTGGAGACTTTTCAAATCCAAATATAGAGGTTATTGCCTCTTTGAAGCCAGATTTAATTATCGGAACATCTCTACACATAAAATACCTAGATAAGCTTCAGGAGATAGCTCCAGTCGTTATCGTTGACCCAAAGAATATCGATGAGATCTATGATTGGATAATAAAGCTTGGAAAGATCGTTAACAGGGAAGAAGAAGCTAAAGGCGTTGTGAACTACATGAAGGCCATTGTTGAAGATATAAAAGCTAAAACGGAGAATGCAACAAAGGTAAAGGTGTTTTACCTAGTTAGCTACTATGAAGGTTACTGGACAGCTGGGAACGGTACCTTCATAGACAGCCTAATATCTCTTGCTGGTGGAGAGAATATATTCCATGACATTCAGGGGTGGAAGGTTGTAAGTGTGGAGGAGATCGTCGCTAGGGATCCGGAAGTCATAATACTCTCTCAACACCCAGGGGTAACACCAAAGGATCTATGTAATACCCCCCTTGCAAAGACTACCGCTTTTAAGAATGGAAGGATCTACATGATCAGTGACGATAACATAATATCTAGGCCTGGACCCAGGATAGTTCTTGGGCTTGAGGAGTTGGCATACTTCATACACCCTGAAGTGTTTAACTATGCATATCAATCGAAAGCTATCGCTTGCGCTTCTTCCTGA
- a CDS encoding 2-oxoacid:acceptor oxidoreductase subunit alpha, producing MRLPFPVGKADFIQGDEAIARAAILAGCRFYAGYPITPASEIFEAMALYMPLIDGVVIQMEDEIGSIAAVIGASWAGVKAMTATSGPGFSLMQENIGYAVMTETPIVVVNVQRGGPSTGQPTLPSQGDIMQSIWGTHGDHTLIVLSPSTVQEAFDFTIRAFNLAEKYRTPVILLSDAEVGHMRERVYIPEPDEIEIVNRKLPGSEEEAKLPFGDPHGDGVPPMPIFGKGYRTYVTGLTHDEKGRPRTVEREVHERLIRRIFEKIEKNKKDIFDYEARELDDAEIAIVTTGIVARSALRAIKELRNLGIKAGLLKINTIWPFDFELIEKVAEKVERIYVPEMNLGQLYHLVKEGANGKAEVKLISKIGGEVHTPMEIIDFIRRDLS from the coding sequence ATGAGGCTTCCCTTTCCAGTTGGTAAAGCTGACTTTATCCAGGGAGATGAGGCCATAGCTAGGGCTGCCATCTTAGCGGGTTGTAGATTCTATGCTGGTTATCCAATAACCCCAGCAAGTGAGATATTTGAAGCTATGGCCCTCTACATGCCCCTCATTGATGGTGTTGTGATCCAGATGGAGGATGAAATAGGTAGCATAGCTGCGGTAATAGGGGCCTCCTGGGCCGGAGTTAAAGCTATGACTGCTACTTCTGGTCCTGGGTTTAGTTTGATGCAGGAGAATATTGGTTATGCCGTCATGACCGAAACCCCAATAGTCGTAGTAAACGTCCAGAGAGGAGGTCCTTCAACGGGACAACCTACATTACCTTCCCAGGGAGACATCATGCAGTCTATTTGGGGAACTCATGGAGATCACACCCTAATCGTTTTGAGCCCTTCAACAGTTCAAGAAGCTTTTGACTTTACAATAAGGGCCTTTAATTTAGCCGAGAAATATAGAACTCCCGTGATATTGCTCAGTGATGCTGAAGTCGGCCACATGAGAGAGAGGGTTTACATCCCGGAGCCTGATGAAATTGAAATAGTAAATAGGAAGCTTCCTGGGAGTGAGGAGGAGGCTAAGCTTCCCTTTGGTGATCCTCATGGTGACGGAGTCCCACCAATGCCCATCTTTGGTAAGGGTTACAGAACTTACGTTACTGGATTGACGCATGATGAAAAGGGAAGGCCTAGAACGGTTGAGAGGGAGGTTCATGAGAGACTCATTAGGAGAATTTTCGAAAAGATAGAGAAAAACAAGAAAGATATCTTTGATTACGAAGCTAGAGAGCTTGATGATGCAGAGATAGCTATAGTCACTACTGGTATAGTGGCTAGATCTGCCTTAAGGGCTATTAAAGAGCTAAGAAACCTTGGTATTAAGGCTGGATTGCTTAAGATAAATACGATCTGGCCATTCGATTTTGAGCTAATAGAAAAGGTCGCCGAAAAAGTTGAGAGGATATATGTCCCTGAAATGAACCTTGGTCAGCTCTATCATCTCGTTAAGGAGGGAGCTAATGGAAAGGCCGAAGTCAAATTGATAAGTAAGATAGGTGGCGAAGTTCACACTCCAATGGAGATCATTGACTTTATTAGGAGGGATCTCTCATGA
- the ftsY gene encoding signal recognition particle-docking protein FtsY — protein MLGKLKEKLQSFIRRVEENVEKEEDEAKKKGLLDKILMIEIKEKDIEEALEDLELELLEADVALEVVDELKDRIKRNLVGKKVRIGTNKEKIIEEAVRKAVLEILTPEKKMDLLEEIKKAEKPYVILFVGFNGSGKTTTIAKLAHWLKKNGFSVVIAASDTFRAGAIEQLEEHAKKVGVKVIKHKYGADPAAVAYDAIQHAKARGIDVVLIDTAGRSETNRNLMDEMKKIARVTKPNLVIFVGDSLAGNAIVEQARQFNQAVKIDGVILTKLDADARGGAALSISHVINAPILFVGIGQGYEDLIPFDERWFVEKILGEESA, from the coding sequence ATGCTAGGGAAATTAAAAGAAAAGCTCCAATCTTTCATAAGGAGGGTAGAAGAAAATGTCGAAAAAGAAGAGGATGAAGCGAAAAAGAAGGGTTTGCTTGACAAGATTTTGATGATTGAGATAAAGGAAAAGGATATTGAAGAGGCATTGGAAGATTTAGAGCTTGAATTACTTGAAGCCGATGTTGCATTGGAGGTCGTCGACGAACTCAAAGATAGAATAAAGAGGAACTTAGTTGGTAAGAAAGTTAGAATTGGAACTAACAAAGAGAAGATCATTGAAGAAGCCGTTAGAAAGGCTGTCCTAGAAATTCTAACACCAGAAAAGAAAATGGACCTGCTAGAAGAGATAAAAAAAGCTGAAAAGCCCTACGTAATTTTATTCGTTGGCTTTAATGGTTCCGGTAAAACGACAACAATTGCAAAACTAGCACATTGGCTTAAGAAAAATGGATTTAGCGTTGTCATAGCTGCAAGTGATACATTCAGAGCTGGAGCTATAGAGCAGTTAGAGGAGCATGCTAAGAAAGTAGGTGTAAAGGTGATAAAGCATAAGTATGGAGCAGACCCCGCCGCAGTAGCCTATGATGCAATCCAACATGCTAAAGCTAGAGGGATAGACGTTGTCTTAATCGATACAGCTGGAAGAAGTGAGACTAATAGGAATCTTATGGATGAGATGAAGAAGATAGCAAGAGTTACAAAGCCTAACCTAGTAATCTTTGTTGGGGATTCTTTAGCCGGGAACGCAATAGTTGAACAGGCTAGACAGTTCAACCAAGCAGTGAAGATTGATGGAGTTATATTGACGAAGCTAGACGCAGATGCAAGGGGAGGGGCCGCCTTAAGTATAAGCCATGTGATAAATGCTCCGATCCTATTTGTTGGCATTGGCCAAGGCTACGAAGATTTAATACCCTTCGATGAAAGGTGGTTCGTAGAAAAGATATTGGGTGAGGAAAGTGCTTAA
- a CDS encoding 2-oxoacid:ferredoxin oxidoreductase subunit beta, producing the protein MMPKIYSKYPMVKYLRKEALPTALCPGCGGGTVLNAFANAIDQLKIDPRDLVVVSGIGCSAWIASPYFLADTLHTTHGRAIAFATGVKVGLPDKYVVVISGDGDLASIGGNHLIHAARRNVDITVILVNNFIYGMTGGQVAPTTPFGAITTTTPYRNIEHPLKVAETVAAAGASYVARWTTAHVYQLIESIKKALMTKGFSLVEVISQCPVQFGRRNKMKEPAEMLRWFLKNSIPISKAKNMSEEELEGKFVVGEFVKRKRPEFVTELNKLIDEVQERFGLKEE; encoded by the coding sequence ATGATGCCGAAGATTTATTCTAAGTATCCAATGGTAAAGTATCTTCGTAAAGAAGCACTTCCTACTGCTCTCTGTCCGGGGTGTGGTGGTGGAACGGTTTTAAATGCATTTGCAAATGCTATAGATCAACTAAAAATAGATCCCAGGGATCTAGTTGTTGTTAGTGGTATCGGTTGCTCGGCTTGGATAGCCTCTCCCTACTTCTTAGCGGATACGCTCCACACAACACATGGAAGGGCGATAGCATTTGCAACTGGCGTTAAGGTTGGCCTTCCCGACAAGTACGTTGTCGTGATAAGTGGAGATGGGGATTTAGCAAGCATTGGAGGTAATCACTTAATTCATGCTGCAAGAAGAAACGTAGATATAACCGTCATCCTGGTTAACAACTTCATCTATGGAATGACCGGTGGTCAGGTTGCTCCAACAACGCCTTTTGGCGCAATAACAACGACAACACCTTATAGAAACATTGAACATCCCCTAAAGGTAGCCGAGACGGTTGCAGCTGCTGGTGCTTCCTACGTTGCAAGGTGGACTACTGCTCATGTTTATCAGCTGATAGAGAGTATAAAGAAGGCCTTAATGACTAAGGGATTCTCCCTAGTCGAAGTAATTTCCCAATGTCCGGTTCAGTTTGGAAGGAGAAATAAAATGAAAGAACCCGCTGAGATGCTTCGCTGGTTCTTGAAAAATTCTATCCCGATAAGCAAAGCTAAGAACATGAGTGAGGAAGAACTTGAGGGTAAATTTGTTGTGGGCGAATTTGTGAAGAGAAAGAGGCCAGAGTTTGTAACTGAACTTAACAAACTTATCGATGAGGTTCAAGAGAGGTTTGGACTTAAGGAGGAGTGA
- a CDS encoding 2-oxoglutarate ferredoxin oxidoreductase subunit delta produces the protein MTDSEVQTEVKKEGYLVIGKTKTTEISIDTFLCKGCGICVEMCPRKVFEWSKELSEKGVHYPVPVHVEKCVRCKLCELLCPDFAIAVRW, from the coding sequence GTGACAGATTCGGAAGTTCAAACTGAGGTAAAAAAGGAAGGGTATCTAGTTATCGGAAAAACAAAGACCACAGAGATCAGTATAGATACTTTTCTATGCAAAGGTTGTGGTATATGCGTTGAAATGTGTCCAAGGAAGGTCTTTGAATGGAGCAAGGAGTTGAGCGAGAAAGGTGTCCACTATCCAGTCCCCGTGCATGTTGAGAAGTGCGTTAGGTGTAAGTTATGTGAACTCCTATGTCCAGACTTTGCAATAGCCGTAAGGTGGTAG
- a CDS encoding 2-oxoacid:acceptor oxidoreductase subunit alpha — translation MIIRGDEPEQKALLRKLYRPGNYFMMGDEAIAYGAIFAGCRFYAGYPITPSSEIAETMARELPKVGGYYLQMEDEIGSIAAMIGASWTGLKAMTATSGPGFSLMQENIGYAVMTETPIVVVNVQRSGPSTGQATKGAQGDFFQARWGTHGDHPMIAVSPISVEDAFWETIRAFNIAEKLRTPVIVLFDGILGHTREQIRIPDPDEVEITYRKLPGSEEEAKLPFGDPHGDGVPPMPLFGHGYFTHVTGSTHKENGLRDVYTQEVHDKLVRRIHRKIEQNRDVYEKYEEYYTDDAEILVVSWGVSARPSLGAVLKAREEGIKAGLFVPKTVHPFPGERMRELGKKVRAILVPEMNLGQMVLEVQRFVNDDVILKGVNKIGGVPLTVEEILKEIRGVA, via the coding sequence ATGATAATTAGAGGAGATGAGCCGGAACAAAAAGCCCTGTTAAGAAAACTCTACAGACCGGGTAACTATTTTATGATGGGAGATGAGGCCATAGCTTATGGTGCAATATTTGCTGGTTGCAGGTTTTATGCAGGTTACCCAATAACCCCCTCAAGTGAAATAGCCGAGACAATGGCCAGGGAACTGCCGAAAGTTGGAGGTTATTACCTGCAAATGGAGGATGAAATTGGAAGTATAGCTGCAATGATAGGAGCTTCTTGGACTGGGCTTAAAGCTATGACTGCTACTTCTGGTCCTGGGTTTAGTTTGATGCAGGAGAATATTGGTTATGCCGTCATGACCGAAACCCCAATAGTCGTAGTAAACGTCCAGAGGAGTGGACCCTCGACTGGACAGGCGACTAAGGGAGCACAGGGAGATTTCTTTCAGGCAAGGTGGGGCACGCATGGAGACCATCCGATGATAGCTGTCTCCCCTATAAGTGTCGAGGATGCCTTTTGGGAAACTATAAGGGCTTTTAACATAGCTGAAAAGCTTAGAACTCCAGTCATTGTTTTATTCGATGGAATTCTTGGACATACTAGGGAGCAGATAAGGATTCCAGATCCGGATGAAGTCGAAATCACTTATAGGAAGCTTCCTGGGAGTGAGGAGGAGGCTAAGCTTCCCTTTGGTGATCCTCATGGTGACGGAGTCCCACCAATGCCCCTATTTGGCCATGGGTACTTCACTCACGTGACGGGTTCTACTCACAAGGAGAATGGGCTTAGAGATGTTTACACCCAAGAAGTTCATGATAAACTTGTGAGGAGAATCCACAGGAAGATAGAGCAGAATAGAGATGTTTATGAGAAGTATGAAGAGTACTACACTGACGATGCTGAGATACTTGTGGTTAGCTGGGGAGTTTCTGCAAGGCCATCTCTCGGAGCAGTATTAAAGGCTAGAGAAGAAGGTATAAAAGCTGGCCTCTTCGTTCCTAAAACAGTTCATCCGTTCCCAGGAGAGAGAATGAGGGAATTAGGAAAGAAAGTTAGGGCAATTCTTGTTCCTGAAATGAATCTGGGTCAAATGGTACTTGAGGTTCAGAGGTTTGTGAACGACGATGTTATATTAAAAGGAGTGAATAAAATAGGGGGAGTTCCCTTAACGGTTGAGGAGATTCTAAAGGAAATTAGGGGTGTTGCATGA
- a CDS encoding 2-oxoacid:ferredoxin oxidoreductase subunit gamma, translating into MQIRFAGIGGQGVVLAGVILGEAAAIEGLRVLQTQDYSSASRGGHSIADVIISDGEIYDLMVTHADVLVALHQLGYETAKSKLKPDGLLIIDTDLVKPDRDFVGAPFTRIAEETTGLALTVNMVALGYLIAKTGIVKPESVEEAIRRRVPKGTEEINLRAFRKGLEVGKE; encoded by the coding sequence ATGCAGATTAGATTCGCTGGAATTGGTGGTCAGGGTGTAGTCTTGGCTGGAGTAATCCTGGGGGAGGCCGCTGCTATAGAGGGACTTAGAGTTCTCCAGACTCAGGATTACAGTTCGGCGAGTAGGGGTGGACATTCAATAGCTGATGTAATAATCTCAGATGGGGAGATATATGATCTAATGGTTACCCATGCCGATGTTTTAGTGGCCTTGCATCAACTAGGCTATGAAACGGCTAAGTCAAAACTTAAGCCCGACGGATTGCTTATAATTGACACCGATTTGGTTAAGCCGGATAGAGATTTCGTAGGGGCACCATTTACGAGGATAGCCGAGGAAACTACGGGACTCGCACTCACGGTTAATATGGTGGCCCTGGGTTACCTTATAGCAAAAACAGGCATTGTCAAACCTGAGAGCGTTGAAGAGGCGATAAGGAGGAGGGTTCCGAAGGGAACAGAGGAAATTAACTTGAGGGCTTTTAGAAAAGGTCTGGAGGTGGGTAAAGAATGA